In Denitratisoma sp. DHT3, one DNA window encodes the following:
- a CDS encoding SDR family NAD(P)-dependent oxidoreductase, translating to MNLLQDKIALVTGASRGIGRAIARRLASEGATVVVTARSLDRAGEFAGTLHETVALIEAAGGRAIALAADLEKPAERDGLVARTVRAAGGLDILVNNAGIADYAPTAEMPMAMFDATLDHYLRAPFALIQQAVPEMRRRGAGWIVMVGSCTALPPGKPYDIFARLGGATVYAAAKAAVHRFTQGLAAELQADDIAVNAVAPSTAISTPGADRWTPADYPTEPVEYLAETALALCHRPAAERTGLVTYSLHFPLAMNLPVHSLDGRELLPPPVIPPYAHTGISGTGE from the coding sequence ATGAACCTGCTGCAAGACAAGATCGCCCTGGTCACCGGCGCCAGCCGCGGCATCGGCCGCGCCATCGCCCGGCGCCTGGCCAGCGAGGGCGCCACCGTGGTGGTGACGGCCCGCAGCCTGGATCGGGCCGGAGAGTTCGCCGGCACCCTGCATGAAACCGTGGCCCTGATCGAGGCCGCCGGCGGCCGCGCCATCGCCCTGGCCGCCGACCTGGAAAAGCCTGCCGAACGGGACGGCCTGGTGGCGCGCACCGTGCGGGCGGCCGGCGGGCTGGACATCCTGGTCAATAACGCCGGCATCGCCGACTACGCGCCCACGGCGGAGATGCCGATGGCGATGTTCGACGCCACCCTCGACCACTACCTGCGCGCGCCCTTCGCCCTGATCCAGCAGGCCGTGCCGGAAATGCGCCGGCGCGGCGCGGGCTGGATCGTGATGGTGGGCTCCTGCACCGCCCTGCCGCCGGGCAAGCCGTACGACATCTTCGCCCGCCTTGGCGGCGCCACCGTCTACGCGGCCGCCAAGGCGGCGGTGCATCGCTTCACCCAGGGCCTGGCGGCGGAATTGCAGGCCGACGACATCGCGGTCAATGCCGTGGCGCCCAGCACGGCCATCAGCACGCCGGGTGCCGACCGCTGGACGCCGGCGGACTACCCCACCGAACCGGTGGAATATCTGGCCGAGACGGCCCTGGCGCTGTGCCACCGGCCGGCCGCCGAGCGCACCGGACTGGTCACCTACAGCCTGCATTTCCCCCTGGCCATGAACCTCCCGGTGCACTCCCTGGACGGCCGCGAATTGCTGCCGCCGCCCGTGATTCCCCCCTATGCCCATACCGGCATCTCCGGCACCGGCGAATGA
- a CDS encoding Dabb family protein, whose protein sequence is MIVVQDRISVAAADLPRLRALLEQRYLPAARGRGLTLVDSGVSPPLDRGRQPCTFWLRWQLADVGAFWTMRAMAGMDPGVAAFWAEVDGFCPARTREFLRPDAFADAPLPGPVPLAAFLGQPRGWRETAQLHLRSGIGAEQRTALETALARMAEQPGVLDAHLGHNIAVAHGAGHYTWDVRYRDAETAAAAKASAFWTGTLAPLFDRCLERMDLMALETVAAGARRPDLRTGIKRTALFRLMDGVDQRGRDEFERDTLEMPAYIPQILNWRLSRALPPAGGGATTIPWSHVWEQEYARLDDLNGPYMIHPHHWAFVDTLFDFESGRQIVDTRICHAYCPLDGGMLGAELAQSSQHGKETR, encoded by the coding sequence ATGATCGTCGTACAGGACCGAATCAGCGTGGCGGCCGCCGACCTGCCCCGGCTGCGCGCGCTGCTGGAGCAACGCTACCTGCCCGCGGCCCGCGGGCGGGGTCTGACGCTGGTGGACAGCGGCGTCTCGCCGCCGTTGGACCGGGGGCGGCAGCCCTGCACTTTCTGGCTGCGCTGGCAACTGGCGGACGTGGGCGCCTTCTGGACCATGCGCGCCATGGCCGGCATGGATCCCGGCGTGGCGGCCTTCTGGGCCGAAGTGGACGGTTTCTGCCCCGCCCGGACGCGGGAATTCCTCCGTCCCGACGCCTTTGCCGACGCGCCCCTGCCCGGTCCCGTTCCCCTTGCCGCCTTCCTCGGCCAACCCCGAGGCTGGCGCGAGACGGCCCAACTGCACCTGCGCTCCGGGATCGGCGCCGAACAGCGGACGGCGCTGGAAACCGCCCTGGCCCGGATGGCGGAACAGCCCGGCGTGCTGGACGCCCATCTGGGGCACAACATCGCAGTGGCCCACGGCGCCGGGCATTACACCTGGGACGTGCGCTACCGTGATGCCGAGACCGCCGCCGCGGCCAAGGCATCCGCTTTCTGGACCGGAACCCTGGCGCCGCTGTTCGACCGCTGCCTGGAGCGCATGGACTTGATGGCGCTGGAAACCGTCGCCGCCGGGGCGCGGCGGCCGGACCTGAGAACCGGCATCAAGCGCACCGCCCTGTTCCGGCTGATGGACGGCGTCGACCAACGCGGGCGGGACGAATTCGAGCGCGATACGCTGGAGATGCCGGCCTACATCCCGCAAATCCTCAACTGGCGTCTGAGCCGCGCGCTGCCCCCCGCCGGCGGTGGTGCCACGACCATTCCCTGGAGCCATGTCTGGGAGCAGGAGTACGCCCGACTCGACGACCTCAACGGCCCCTACATGATCCACCCCCATCACTGGGCCTTCGTCGATACCCTTTTCGATTTCGAATCGGGCCGCCAGATCGTCGATACCCGGATCTGCCACGCCTACTGCCCCCTCGACGGCGGCATGCTGGGCGCGGAACTGGCCCAGTCCAGCCAACACGGGAAGGAAACCCGATGA
- a CDS encoding AraC family transcriptional regulator, translating into MNTHRTFLSIPADYARPLLEELARLGGDLESLWRQAAIETPLSSVLNGSVAALPATEFTRIYRYGAGELERLCCAREGRRPMGKRAVNMLCYCVVSCGTLGEAIARAAEFNAVMEERGGELRVREQGEVAQFTLQVPGRNRDSAALLVALTGLYFYYQLFSWLIGSRLQLSGAGIAYGAPDRPHPLLDVFGVPLKFDQPANSLSFPARQLAQRVVRSNAELESIVDFFPFDLSLGGARKTAFSDQIRLLFLDALQHRNQVPTLATVAQLFHVSPATLRRRLDEESTSYIELRAGCRYEMAECLLRQTEMPTEDIAERLGFSGDRAFRRAFREWAGETPTAYRRKAGV; encoded by the coding sequence ATGAACACGCACCGGACCTTCCTGTCCATACCCGCCGACTACGCGCGTCCCCTGCTGGAGGAACTGGCACGCCTGGGCGGCGATCTGGAATCGCTGTGGCGGCAGGCGGCGATCGAGACGCCGCTGTCCTCCGTGCTGAACGGCAGCGTGGCCGCGCTGCCCGCCACCGAGTTCACCCGCATATACCGGTATGGCGCGGGCGAGTTGGAGCGGCTTTGCTGCGCGCGCGAGGGACGCCGGCCGATGGGCAAGCGCGCGGTGAATATGCTGTGCTATTGCGTGGTCTCCTGCGGCACCCTGGGCGAAGCGATCGCGCGCGCCGCGGAATTCAACGCCGTGATGGAGGAGCGCGGCGGCGAACTGCGCGTGCGTGAGCAAGGCGAGGTCGCGCAGTTCACCTTGCAGGTGCCCGGCCGCAACCGTGACAGCGCCGCCTTGCTGGTGGCGCTCACGGGCCTGTATTTCTACTATCAGCTATTTTCCTGGCTGATCGGCAGCCGCCTCCAACTGAGCGGGGCCGGCATCGCCTATGGCGCGCCGGACCGGCCGCATCCGCTGCTCGACGTGTTCGGCGTGCCGTTGAAGTTCGACCAGCCGGCGAACTCGCTGAGTTTTCCGGCGCGCCAGCTGGCGCAACGCGTGGTGCGCTCCAATGCCGAGCTGGAGAGCATCGTCGATTTCTTTCCGTTCGACCTGTCCCTGGGCGGTGCGCGCAAGACCGCCTTCAGCGACCAGATCCGCCTGCTGTTCCTGGACGCATTGCAACACCGCAACCAGGTGCCCACGCTCGCCACCGTCGCGCAGTTGTTCCACGTGAGCCCGGCGACCTTGCGCCGCCGCCTGGACGAGGAGAGCACGTCCTACATCGAACTGCGCGCCGGCTGTCGGTACGAAATGGCGGAATGCCTGCTGCGGCAGACCGAGATGCCGACCGAAGACATCGCCGAGCGCCTGGGATTCAGCGGCGACCGTGCCTTCCGCCGCGCCTTCCGCGAGTGGGCGGGCGAGACGCCGACCGCTTATCGTAGAAAGGCAGGGGTTTAG
- a CDS encoding ethylbenzene dehydrogenase-related protein, with protein MLVKRMDVGGDALGDPAASVWGTAKGETVALMQAPAAMQPTKYITTKWQDKPYGQTKSLTVKALRNADEIAFRLEWQDPTKNEQRIENTDFPDAAAMLFPLSEDAPLFMGMEGAPVNLWYWRADHPSRARSDMATGIGTSRVMDDTSITAKAVHANGRWTVVMRRALRVEKEAASAIQIVPGQTLRTTFAVWEGSNLERAGIKAFSPAWLELQIEA; from the coding sequence ATGCTGGTCAAGCGAATGGATGTGGGTGGCGATGCGCTGGGCGATCCGGCGGCCTCGGTCTGGGGTACGGCGAAGGGCGAGACGGTGGCGCTGATGCAGGCGCCGGCGGCGATGCAACCCACCAAGTACATCACCACCAAATGGCAGGACAAACCCTATGGGCAGACCAAGAGCCTGACCGTGAAGGCCCTGCGCAACGCCGACGAGATCGCCTTCCGCCTGGAGTGGCAGGATCCGACGAAGAACGAGCAGCGCATCGAGAACACCGATTTCCCGGACGCGGCGGCGATGCTGTTTCCCCTGTCCGAGGACGCCCCCTTGTTCATGGGCATGGAGGGGGCGCCGGTGAATCTCTGGTACTGGCGGGCGGATCACCCGTCCCGCGCTCGGAGCGACATGGCGACCGGGATCGGCACTTCCCGGGTGATGGACGATACCTCGATCACCGCGAAGGCAGTGCATGCCAACGGGCGCTGGACCGTCGTCATGCGCCGCGCCCTGCGCGTGGAAAAAGAGGCGGCGAGCGCGATCCAGATCGTTCCGGGGCAGACCCTGCGCACCACGTTCGCGGTGTGGGAGGGGAGCAACCTGGAGCGCGCCGGGATCAAGGCGTTCTCGCCGGCCTGGCTGGAACTACAGATCGAGGCATGA